The sequence TCGACAAGCACCGGTGTGCCGCCGGCCATCAGGATTGCGTTTGCCGAGCCTATGAATGTCAGTGGGGTCGTGATCACTTCGTCGCCGGGGCCGATCCCACCGGCAAGAAGGGCAAGCTGCATCGCTCCAGTGCAACTCGTGACAGCTACCGTAAATGGAAGATCCAGGTATGAAGCGAGAGATTCCTCGAACTCGGCGACTTCCGACCCCGTAGTTATGAACAGGGTCCTCAGCACCGAGCCGACTCTCTCTATCTCTTCTTCGCCAATACTGTGTCTGAAGAATTCGACCTTACGCACATTTTCCTTTCGTCTATCGAGGCTCAGCCTGTCCATCAGCACAGTCGGAATACTAATCTATTTTGTCCTGGATTTCAATATCATCACCGGGAAAATCGTTCTTACCCGAATTCTCTCCAGGCCTGTGCGGGTCGACATGCACGAGGATCTTTTCAACCTTCGGGTATTGAGAAGTGATCCGGGCAACGACGTTGTCGATGATGAGATGTGAACGGCTGACAGTCATTTCCGGATCTACCTCGATATGAATCTCCATCCTTATCTTGTCAGCGTAATATCTTGCCATGACATCATGGCACTCCTCGACACCTTCCACGGCGGAAGTGGTTTCGACCACTCCGTCGATGAATTCCCTCGATGGTGAGGTGTCGACGATCTTCCTGACGCTGCCTTTCAAAATGTCGAAGGCTACTTTTGCAATGAAGAACGATACGAGAAGAGCCGCGAAAGAATCAAGTATGGCAAATTTTGGCACGTAGACAGCCAGGGAGATACCCACGAGAGTCACGATGGATGAAAGTGCGTCGGATCGGTGATGCCATGCATTGGCAATCATCGTTTCGCTACCTATCTTCCGGCCCGTTCTGATGGTCGCCTGATAGAGGATCTCCTTGGAGATGACAGAGAGCGCGGCGATGATGATTGTGAATCCACCGGGGATGTTCGTTTCATGGCGATATATCGATATGGTCGCTCCATATCCGATTTTGTAAGCGGCGAAAAGAAGAAGAAGCCCGACACCGATCGAGGTAAGTGTCTCGATCTTTCCATGGCCGTAGGGATGGGACTCGTCTTTTTCCTTTCCGAAGAAGTGAAGTCCGATAAGCACTACTATGTCGGAAATAAAATCTGATATCGAATGGACGCCGTCGGCGAGGAGCGCTCGACTTCGACCGATAGTTCCTCCGCCGAGCTTCAGGATGATGAGTGCCGCGTTCACACCCATCCCGTACCAGGTGATCTTCCTTGCTTCACCCAGGTCGTGGCTGTGATTATTATGGGACTGTCCGCTCATATTATCTCAGATAGATGATCTTCCTCGTCTGCCTGAATTTACCAGCCTTTATCCTGCAAAAGTACACGCCGGAGGTGACAGGCCTGCCGGCATCGTCCTTTCCGTTCCATGTAACGATGTGTCTGCCGGGAGCGCGATCCCTGTTTTCGAGCGTGCGGATCTGTCTTCCTGCCGTATCGAAGATCCGCATTTCCACAGCGCATTTCTCGGCGACTGTATATGCGAGCGTCGTATGTCCGTTGAACGGGTTCGGATAGTTCTGTTCGAGCGAGGTTGCCAATACCGGGATATCCGGCTGATCTTCGTCGTCCTCGACATCGGTCAGATCCTTGACGCTGAATAAGTCGTTACTCGAGTCTTCACCTTCGTTCAGCGCCGCGTCGTAAGCAACGATCTTTATAAGGCAGGAATCAGAGGTCGCCACCGGGGCTATCCACATAAAGGTCGAATCGTTCGCCTCTCCACCGGATAACAGAGAATAATCGGTGCCGGCGTTTACCGAGAACCAGATACTCAGCGAATCTATACCGACATTGTCAGTCGCGATCCATGAGACGTACACGGTATCGCCTGTTTCGATGAATTCTCCGCCGTTCGGATAGACGACGGTCACCTCGGGAGAGATACCGTCGGCGCCGATACAGGCCCCTGCCTGGTTCGAAAAACCACCAGAGTAACCGGAGCTGTTGACTGCCGCTACGCGGAAGAAGTGACAGCCGGAGTAAGGCATGTATATATAAGACTCTGTCGTCGGGTTCGGTAAGTAGCTGCAGGAATCTGCCGGGAGGAATCCATCATGCCACGAAGCGTATATCACGTACTGGTCAAATTCTGAAGTACATGCATCCCAGTCCAGCCTGATAGAATCGGGCGTTGTGGTTGATGGGATCACGGTAGCCGTCAGCCCCGTGATGTAGTCCGGAGCGGTGAAATGTGCCGTTGCGCCGCCGAAGGCTCCCTGGTCGGCTCGCGAACCGTCCGGGTCCGCAGGTCCGGTCGGGTCTCCCGTGTCGATCGCTCCTGAATGCATGCCAGGATGGTAGTCCAAAGTCACCGCGTCGGCATAATGCGGGGCACGGCTGCTATTGGTCGAGTCCGGAGTTACGATCAGGTACTCGGCAGGTGTGTTCCCGTAAACATTATTATATGAAAAACTGATGTTATCGAGGCTGCTTGCCTGGAATCCGTATCCCTGTCCGAATGTCACGAGGTTGTTGATAAATTCTGTAGCTTCCATCGAATTGAGGAACACATTCCCGCCGGCGAATGTCGCCGAGTTGTCGTCGACCGTGTTGTTAACGATACTGCCCCAGCAACTGTCCGCGTAGATGCCGCCGCCGATAGAGCTCGATTCGTTGAGTGCTATGATCGTGTTCTGGATATCCAGATGCCCCCACCTGACAAAGAGTCCGCCGGCCTGGCTTGTCGAAATGTTTTCGACTATCACACCGTGCGCGATGTCCAGTCCCGATCGTTCCGTGTATATCCCGGCGCCGCCGAAAGATGCCGTGTTTGCGGAGACCGTGTCTCCTGACATTACGATCGTGCTGAACCTGCCGTAGATCCCTCCGCCGGACCTGAAGCCGGTATTGGTCCCGATCATATTGTCGGAAAGGGTAGCGGTCGAATAGAGAACATAGATCCCCCCACCGTCCTTTGTGCCTGTATATTCGGCGTGACAGGTAGAGCCGGTGATCGTGTTTCCAGTGATCGTGGCGGTAACGTCGTAGAGGTAGATGCCTCCGCCACACTGTGCGCGGTTGTCCTCGATGATGTTGTTTTCTATGGTCACCGTTCCATCGTGGCAGGCTATTGCTCCTCCGCCACTGAATGCGGACACGCTCGTGTAGCCACAGTTCCGGATTATGTTATTCCTGATAACGGGAGAGGCCCTGTAGGAGAATATCCCTCCGCCGTAAGCTCCAGTTTCCGGCAGCTGAGCCGAGCGCCCTGTGCCGTTTATGAGGATGAATCCGTCGACTCCGCAGTTGACGAACAGGGTGTTCATGAACGAGATGGGAGAACCTACAGATGAGATCGTAGTAGAGTTTGTCTCCGGGTCCCTGACGGAATAATCGGAATCCCATCCTCCGAGAAGCCATAGAGGTGTCGTTACCGTCACTCCGGCAGTGTAGGTATGATTGCCCTCTACCATGATCGTGTCGCCCGGGTCCGCCACATCGGCTGCTACCTGTATAGAGGTGGCGGCCCATCTGGGAAGAGTGTATGGATAGACATTTCCGCCAGTCGGAGAGACGTATCTGTATGGAGGGCCGATAATTCTGAAGTCGGCGTCACTGAAGTCGTAGCCGCCTGTGGTATTCTCGTAGTAGGCGATCACCTTTATCCTGGCGGTCGTTACTGGAAGCTCGGGAACCGTCCAGAGGTAATTCTCGGAAGTTCCGGAAAGTCCATTTACGATTATGGAGTCGTAGCTCATGCCGCTGTTCAGGCTGAGAAGGACCGATATGGAATCTGGAGTCTGCCGGGATATCGACCATGTAATATCGAATTCTTCACCGATCGAAAGCTCTTCTCCACCATCGGGTGTGTCGACGTGGACCAGGACAGTGCTTTCATGATAGTCGATGTAGTAAGGAAAAACACCGATGCTGCAGACATTGTACTGGATGTACCCGATGCCGTCGTAGCCCCAGCCCTCGCCCCAGCTGTTTTTCATTATCCAGGCGCCATCGCCGCCACAGGCGCTGTCATCCCAGCCTATGAGAAGCACTCCGTGGTTGGGACCGTCAGGATAATCCGCGCTGTAGCAACCTGAGATATAGTTGCTGAGATTGTCGTGGGCGAACATCCCGCAGGCGACCGGGCCGTAATCGTAGATCGCCTGTTTGATCTGGTCCACGGTCGGACTTACCGAGTAGTAGCCGTCTATCGTTGCCAGGACCTCGCAGGAATACATATCGCAAGTTACGCCGTCTCTCGCCTCGTAAGGCATGCATGATTCATCGACCGCGCCGTAGTTGTAAAAGACATCGTAGGCTGTTGAGAGAAATCCCCCGTTACATCCCTGATCGGCGCCGTTACAAGCCATGATGGCCTGTTCCGACAGGTCCAGAAGGCGCTGGTCGTAGATCAGGGCAAATGATTCAAGCTGCCCGATCGTCGCGAAAGCCCAGCAGGAACCGCAGCTTCCCTGGTTCTTGGCAGGCGACACGCCGTTCAGCCCGCGCCAGTCGTACGATTCAGGTAAAGCAGCGCTGACAGTCAGCTCGACCCTTGGGAGACTCGACCATTCCGCATCGGACATGGGGCGAAGCCCCATCATCGCACGTCTTTCATCGTAAGAAAGGCTGCCGATCCCGGTTTTTCCCGCAGTCCAGTGCTGGCCTTTCTCGGCTATCTCTTTGTTGATCCGGGCAATCCTGTCTTCCTGGCTTTCCTCCCTGACCTCGCCGACAACACTCGTCGAGAGAAGGGTCAAGGCGGCCAGGGCAAGAATTATTATCTTCCGTGAGTCAACTGGCGAATTTTTCATTGTATGAGTATCTCCTCAGGTGTTGCTCCTCCCACTTCTTCCAGGAGGAATTATGAGCAAAAGTCAAGCCATCGTCAGTGGATCATGCTGGCTCACTTCAGTATCAAAAATAGGGAAAGACGCGAAGACTGACAAG comes from Candidatus Latescibacterota bacterium and encodes:
- a CDS encoding T9SS type A sorting domain-containing protein, which translates into the protein MKNSPVDSRKIIILALAALTLLSTSVVGEVREESQEDRIARINKEIAEKGQHWTAGKTGIGSLSYDERRAMMGLRPMSDAEWSSLPRVELTVSAALPESYDWRGLNGVSPAKNQGSCGSCWAFATIGQLESFALIYDQRLLDLSEQAIMACNGADQGCNGGFLSTAYDVFYNYGAVDESCMPYEARDGVTCDMYSCEVLATIDGYYSVSPTVDQIKQAIYDYGPVACGMFAHDNLSNYISGCYSADYPDGPNHGVLLIGWDDSACGGDGAWIMKNSWGEGWGYDGIGYIQYNVCSIGVFPYYIDYHESTVLVHVDTPDGGEELSIGEEFDITWSISRQTPDSISVLLSLNSGMSYDSIIVNGLSGTSENYLWTVPELPVTTARIKVIAYYENTTGGYDFSDADFRIIGPPYRYVSPTGGNVYPYTLPRWAATSIQVAADVADPGDTIMVEGNHTYTAGVTVTTPLWLLGGWDSDYSVRDPETNSTTISSVGSPISFMNTLFVNCGVDGFILINGTGRSAQLPETGAYGGGIFSYRASPVIRNNIIRNCGYTSVSAFSGGGAIACHDGTVTIENNIIEDNRAQCGGGIYLYDVTATITGNTITGSTCHAEYTGTKDGGGIYVLYSTATLSDNMIGTNTGFRSGGGIYGRFSTIVMSGDTVSANTASFGGAGIYTERSGLDIAHGVIVENISTSQAGGLFVRWGHLDIQNTIIALNESSSIGGGIYADSCWGSIVNNTVDDNSATFAGGNVFLNSMEATEFINNLVTFGQGYGFQASSLDNISFSYNNVYGNTPAEYLIVTPDSTNSSRAPHYADAVTLDYHPGMHSGAIDTGDPTGPADPDGSRADQGAFGGATAHFTAPDYITGLTATVIPSTTTPDSIRLDWDACTSEFDQYVIYASWHDGFLPADSCSYLPNPTTESYIYMPYSGCHFFRVAAVNSSGYSGGFSNQAGACIGADGISPEVTVVYPNGGEFIETGDTVYVSWIATDNVGIDSLSIWFSVNAGTDYSLLSGGEANDSTFMWIAPVATSDSCLIKIVAYDAALNEGEDSSNDLFSVKDLTDVEDDEDQPDIPVLATSLEQNYPNPFNGHTTLAYTVAEKCAVEMRIFDTAGRQIRTLENRDRAPGRHIVTWNGKDDAGRPVTSGVYFCRIKAGKFRQTRKIIYLR
- a CDS encoding cation diffusion facilitator family transporter, producing the protein MSGQSHNNHSHDLGEARKITWYGMGVNAALIILKLGGGTIGRSRALLADGVHSISDFISDIVVLIGLHFFGKEKDESHPYGHGKIETLTSIGVGLLLLFAAYKIGYGATISIYRHETNIPGGFTIIIAALSVISKEILYQATIRTGRKIGSETMIANAWHHRSDALSSIVTLVGISLAVYVPKFAILDSFAALLVSFFIAKVAFDILKGSVRKIVDTSPSREFIDGVVETTSAVEGVEECHDVMARYYADKIRMEIHIEVDPEMTVSRSHLIIDNVVARITSQYPKVEKILVHVDPHRPGENSGKNDFPGDDIEIQDKID